The Oculatellaceae cyanobacterium genome contains a region encoding:
- a CDS encoding glutathione S-transferase family protein — protein MTSTPTTIAPLSWSELETLTDYQVDTINGSTNAQACLRLFGMSESDVRVTLYRDYHAWCPYCQKVWLWLEEKQIPYRIKKVTMFCYGEKESWYKRIVRSGMLPALELDGRLITESDDILLALEQAFGALALSMEDPKVIPLRRLERLLFRAWCSWLCYPTRSSREEQHNRDQFKAVVAKVEEALGSTPSPYFLDGFSTVDVIFTPYVERMNASLYYYKGYSLREENPRLADWFAAMESRPTYRGTQSDFHTHVHDLPPQMGGCWENGEPQMLINKAKVDHGSWFELPDVTYSEPENSRKEALHRVIKHRANIIKVNPADDKLFDEALRCALTYMMTGKVCTPPSGSDVALRYLRDRISVPRDMSIYAAKRLREALEATAAIAGNNQSTPIPFNHRRDQNPANFAKN, from the coding sequence ATGACATCCACCCCCACAACGATCGCACCCTTAAGCTGGTCAGAACTAGAAACCCTCACCGACTATCAAGTAGATACCATCAATGGGTCTACCAATGCTCAAGCTTGTTTGCGCTTATTTGGCATGAGCGAATCTGATGTACGGGTAACTCTATACCGCGACTACCACGCCTGGTGTCCTTACTGTCAAAAAGTTTGGTTGTGGCTGGAGGAAAAGCAGATTCCCTACCGCATCAAAAAAGTCACAATGTTTTGCTACGGGGAGAAAGAAAGCTGGTATAAACGTATAGTGCGATCGGGTATGCTACCAGCCCTTGAGCTAGACGGTCGCTTGATCACGGAAAGTGATGACATCTTGCTCGCTCTGGAACAAGCCTTTGGTGCTTTAGCTCTTAGCATGGAAGACCCCAAAGTAATCCCTCTACGGCGCTTGGAGCGACTTTTATTTAGAGCTTGGTGTTCTTGGCTTTGTTATCCTACAAGGTCTTCTAGGGAAGAACAGCATAACCGAGATCAATTCAAAGCAGTAGTAGCCAAGGTAGAAGAGGCTTTAGGCAGTACTCCTAGCCCTTATTTTTTAGATGGGTTCAGCACCGTAGATGTAATATTTACGCCCTATGTAGAGCGCATGAATGCCAGTCTTTACTATTACAAAGGGTACTCTTTACGGGAGGAAAACCCACGTTTAGCAGACTGGTTTGCGGCTATGGAAAGCCGACCTACTTATCGCGGCACTCAAAGCGACTTTCATACCCACGTACATGATTTACCACCCCAGATGGGAGGATGCTGGGAAAACGGCGAACCTCAGATGCTGATTAATAAGGCAAAGGTGGATCATGGTTCCTGGTTTGAGCTACCTGATGTAACTTATTCAGAACCAGAAAATTCCCGTAAGGAAGCACTGCACCGTGTAATTAAGCACCGAGCCAATATTATTAAAGTAAATCCTGCCGATGACAAATTATTTGATGAAGCTTTGCGTTGTGCCTTAACTTATATGATGACAGGCAAAGTTTGTACGCCACCATCGGGTTCTGATGTTGCTTTGCGATATTTGCGCGATCGCATTAGCGTACCTAGAGATATGTCTATCTACGCCGCCAAGCGACTCAGAGAAGCTTTAGAAGCAACCG